A region of Maniola jurtina chromosome 7, ilManJurt1.1, whole genome shotgun sequence DNA encodes the following proteins:
- the LOC123867166 gene encoding origin recognition complex subunit 3 isoform X2 — MISSQDAQTVKHLVESAVPQLIHGQDYLDNSADSLSEPTFRLKKSQCTMSSLLNWYQSKYVTLSSKLKQPTPKKTLVIIMPDFESFSCYVLQEFVMMVSFYVTSLPIVLIFGVTSVSALHKSFPFHVSSKLLIEVFHTHLSHVYMNQVLENIFLTHTSLFHLSGRAFELLTDVFLFDDFSVTGLIQSIKYCMMDHYYGDNIKALCCARDKIEETVSKLTSDDLENIRQLSSFRPFLEIQDCQTKIGLFEDDNFFSEVLCKEMHKLHDYLHSFYLCVRLLSALVKDLPKNMLGKTVREIYAKCSMELITDTQPFRACMQLLSFQSQVQLAESMKNALKEINAVLQIVSPIKPLRATPPKTNLNSITLNNDLGHDFAKSIRIHFLTFLRQIENANNEALVLNNVNVNDNDLDIGVLPGNRYKLKEKLLKATRVEKIQSEFEMIRSRFVSYLEEMFARGLQPPHTQSFHELMFCGDVAGVRRQRVGAPRGALHLALNDPVQYLQCSCCHLPSPESLSERLPDVSIAYKLHRECGKHINLYDWLQAFAAILCPADQDDDRDQDATIQVRFTRAVAELQFLGFIKSSRRKTDHVLRLTW; from the exons ATGATAAGTTCACAAGATGCTCAAACAGTTAAACATCTGGTCGAAAGTGCAGTCCCACAATTGATTCACGGTCAGGACTATTTG GATAATTCTGCCGATAGCTTGAGCGAGCCAACATTTAGACTAAAGAAAAGCCAATGTACTATGAGTTCACTCCTTAATTGGTATCAGTCTAAATATGTTACTTTATCATCAAAGTTGAAGCAACCAACACCAAAGAAAACTTTAGTCATAATAATGCCTGATTTTGAGAGTTTTAGTTGTTATGTACTACAAGAATTTGTGATGATGGTCAg TTTCTATGTAACATCACTACCGATAGTCCTAATATTTGGAGTCACATCTGTGTCGGCGCTACACAAGTCGTTCCCGTTCCATGTCTCTTCAAAACTGCTGATTGAAGTGTTCCACACACATCTGTCACATGTTTATATGAATCAG GTTTTAGAAAATATATTCCTAACACATACAAGTCTCTTCCACTTGTCTGGCAGAGCTTTTGAACTGCTAACAGATGTCTTTCTATTCGACGATTTCTCTGTTACAGGTCTCATTCAGAGTATTAAG TACTGCATGATGGATCATTACTATGGCGATAATATTAAAGCGTTGTGCTGTGCCCGGGATAAAATTGAAGAGACAGTATCAAAACTAACATCAGATGACTTAGAAAATATAAGGCAACTTTCATCGTTCAGGCCATTTTTAGAGATACAAGACTGTCAAACAAAAATTGGTCTATTTGAAGACGACAATTTTTTCAGCGAAGTCTTGTGCAAGGAAATGCACAAACTTCACGATTATTTGCATAGCTTCTATTTGTGTGTACGACTGCTTTCGGCCCTCGTGAAGGATTTGCCAAAAAATATGCTTGGAAAAACT gtGAGAGAAATTTATGCCAAATGTTCAATGGAACTCATAACAGATACTCAACCATTCCGGGCATGCATGCAGCTATTGAGCTTCCAATCGCAAGTTCAATTGGCTGAAAGTATGAAGAATGCATTAAAAGAGATCAACGCCGTACTACAAATAGTGTCGCCAATAAAGCCCCTACGTGCTACGCCACCGAAGACTAATTTGAACAGTATTACTCTAAACAATGATCTCGGCCATGATTTTGCGAAGTCAATCAGAATACATTTTCTAACGTTCTTGAGGCAGATTGAAAACGCTAACAACGAAgctctagtattaaataatgtGAATGTCAATGATAATGATTTAGATATTGGTGTTCTACCTGGCAATAGATATAAGCTAAAGGAG AAATTACTCAAAGCGACAAGGGTAGAAAAAATCCAATCCGAATTTGAAATGATACGATCGAGATTCGTGAGCTACCTCGAAGAAATGTTCGCGAGGGGGCTGCAGCCGCCGCACACGCAGAGCTTCCACGAGCTAATGTTCTGCGGCGATGTGGCCGGCGTCCGGCGGCAGAGGGTGGGCGCCCCGCGCGGCGCGTTGCACCTGGCCTTAAACGACCCTGTGCAATACTTACAG TGCTCGTGCTGCCACCTGCCGTCGCCGGAGAGCTTGTCGGAGCGGCTGCCCGACGTTAGCATCGCGTACAAGCTGCACCGCGAGTGCGGCAAGCATATTAACCTTTACGACTGGCTGCAGGCCTTCGCGGCCATCCTGTGCCCCGCCGACCAGGACGACGACCGCGACCAAGATGCCACCATCCA GGTTCGATTCACGCGGGCGGTGGCTGAGCTACAATTCCTTGGATTTATAAAATCGTCCAGAAGGAAGACTGACCATGTGCTGCGTCTCACTTGGTGA